Proteins encoded by one window of Rattus rattus isolate New Zealand chromosome 10, Rrattus_CSIRO_v1, whole genome shotgun sequence:
- the Btg2 gene encoding protein BTG2, translating into MSHGKRTDMLPEIAAAVGFLTSLLRTRGCVSEQRLKVFSRALQDALTGEHNKHHWFPEKPSKGSGYRCIRINHKMDPIISKVASQIGLSQPQLHQLLPSELTLWVDPYEVSYRIGEDGSICVLYEEAPMATSYWLLTCKNQMMLGRSSPSKNYVMTVSS; encoded by the exons ATGAGCCACGGGAAGAGAACCGACATGCTCCCGGAGATCGCCGCCGCCGTAGGTTTCCTCACCAGTCTCCTGAGGACTCGGGGCTGCGTGAGCGAGCAGAGACTCAAGGTTTTCAGTAGGGCGCTCCAGGACGCGCTGACCGGTGAGCAC aacAAACACCACTGGTTTCCAGAAAAGCCATCCAAGGGCTCCGGCTATCGCTGTATCCGCATCAACCACAAGATGGACCCCATCATCAGCAAGGTGGCCAGTCAGATCGGACTCAGCCAGCCCCagctgcaccagctcctgcccagCGAGCTGACCCTGTGGGTCGATCCCTACGAAGTGTCCTACCGCATCGGGGAGGATGGCTCCATCTGCGTGCTGTATGAGGAGGCGCCCATGGCCACCTCCTACTGGCTCCTCACCTGCAAGAACCAGATGATGCTGGGCAGGAGCAGTCCATCGAAGAACTACGTGATGACTGTCTCCAGCTAG